One Deinococcus planocerae genomic window carries:
- the miaA gene encoding tRNA (adenosine(37)-N6)-dimethylallyltransferase MiaA, with translation MPPTVAPPPRIPRVTPAPIPLLTAPTAAGKTALALEVGGEFGLEIVAADAFTVYRGLDIGTAKPTPEERAAVPHHLLDVADVTEDYDVARYAREAEAAIHDVLARGRVPLVVGGTGFYLSALARGLPLTPPADPITRAEVEAELAARGLDALLAEVETRNPAEAARLQGNPRRVVRALEVYRRTGRFPGEFGHRPPAFSSRVFAFPRPWPELEARIAARVETMLTSGWPGEAAWLASRVPPDLTPRPTAWQALGYREALAVHQGTLTPEEAARSISLATRGYAKRQLTWTRTQLGAPPTSPGEAAQALRTFLKTR, from the coding sequence ATGCCCCCCACGGTAGCACCGCCCCCTAGAATCCCGCGTGTGACGCCTGCCCCGATTCCCCTCCTCACCGCCCCCACGGCGGCGGGCAAGACGGCCCTCGCCCTGGAGGTCGGAGGGGAGTTTGGCCTGGAGATCGTCGCCGCCGACGCCTTCACCGTCTACCGGGGCCTGGACATCGGCACCGCCAAGCCCACCCCGGAGGAGCGCGCCGCCGTGCCCCACCACCTCCTCGACGTGGCCGACGTGACGGAGGACTACGACGTGGCCCGCTACGCGCGGGAGGCCGAGGCCGCCATCCATGACGTGCTCGCGCGGGGCCGCGTGCCGCTCGTCGTGGGGGGGACGGGCTTTTACCTCTCCGCCCTCGCGCGCGGGCTGCCCCTCACCCCGCCCGCCGACCCCATCACACGGGCGGAGGTGGAGGCCGAGCTTGCCGCGCGCGGTCTGGACGCCCTCCTCGCCGAGGTGGAAACGCGAAATCCCGCCGAGGCCGCCCGGCTTCAAGGCAACCCCCGCCGGGTCGTCCGCGCCCTGGAGGTCTACCGCCGCACGGGCCGCTTTCCGGGCGAGTTCGGCCACCGCCCGCCCGCCTTCTCCTCCCGCGTCTTCGCCTTCCCCCGCCCCTGGCCGGAGTTGGAGGCGCGCATCGCGGCCCGTGTGGAGACGATGCTGACGAGCGGCTGGCCCGGGGAAGCGGCCTGGCTCGCCTCCCGGGTTCCGCCCGACCTCACGCCCCGCCCGACCGCGTGGCAGGCGCTCGGCTACCGGGAGGCGCTGGCCGTTCATCAGGGCACCCTCACGCCGGAGGAGGCCGCCCGGAGCATTTCCCTCGCCACCCGGGGGTACGCCAAGCGGCAGCTCACCTGGACGCGGACGCAACTCGGCGCCCCTCCCACCTCCCCGGGCGAGGCGGCGCAGGCCCTGCGGACGTTCCTGAAGACGCGCTAG
- the glgC gene encoding glucose-1-phosphate adenylyltransferase → MKPRVLGMILAGGQGSRLSPLTVKRSKPAVPFGSKYRIIDFAINNFMNSGVFSIYVLTQYKAQSLTEHIQRGWRFGTFLSDYFITLVPAQMYRLEELGPVWYRGTADAVYQNLHLIDNYDADYVAIFSGDHIYKMNVEHMLQKHIETRADLTIAAYPMPRTQAHQFGIMHVDERGRVTDFLEKPKDPPPIPGQPDMSLTSMGNYIFSRRALEELLETSMSGGEEGFDFGGDVIPRALSDGYNVMAYDFHRNPIPGQAGANLYWRDVGTLDAYFAANMDLVSVNPEFDIYNPEWPLRTSSEFSPPAKFVHESEGRKGQAFNSIMAGGTIISGGTVRDSILGRAVRTHSHSLVESAVLFDNVEVGRHAHLRRVIIDKDVTIPPGTRIGLDPEEDRARGFTVTENGVTVVPKSYTF, encoded by the coding sequence ATGAAGCCCAGAGTTCTCGGCATGATCCTGGCGGGTGGGCAGGGCTCGCGCCTCTCGCCGCTGACGGTCAAGCGCTCCAAACCCGCCGTGCCGTTCGGCAGCAAGTACCGCATCATCGACTTCGCCATCAACAACTTCATGAATTCGGGCGTCTTCTCGATCTACGTCCTGACCCAGTACAAGGCCCAGAGCCTCACCGAGCACATCCAGCGCGGCTGGCGGTTCGGCACCTTCCTCAGCGACTACTTCATCACGCTGGTGCCCGCCCAGATGTACCGTCTGGAGGAACTCGGGCCCGTGTGGTACCGCGGCACCGCCGACGCCGTGTACCAGAACCTGCACCTGATCGACAACTACGACGCCGATTACGTGGCGATTTTCAGCGGCGACCACATCTACAAGATGAACGTCGAGCACATGCTCCAGAAGCACATCGAGACGCGCGCCGACCTCACCATCGCCGCCTACCCGATGCCGCGCACCCAGGCGCACCAGTTCGGGATCATGCACGTGGACGAGCGGGGCCGCGTCACCGACTTTCTGGAAAAGCCCAAGGACCCTCCCCCCATTCCCGGCCAGCCGGACATGAGCCTGACGAGCATGGGCAACTACATCTTCTCGCGCCGGGCGCTGGAGGAATTGCTCGAAACGAGCATGTCGGGCGGCGAGGAGGGCTTTGACTTCGGCGGCGACGTGATCCCGCGCGCCCTGTCCGACGGCTACAACGTGATGGCCTACGACTTCCACCGCAACCCGATCCCGGGTCAGGCGGGGGCGAACCTCTACTGGCGCGACGTAGGGACCCTCGACGCCTACTTCGCCGCGAACATGGACCTCGTGAGCGTCAACCCCGAGTTCGACATCTACAACCCCGAGTGGCCCCTGCGCACCAGCAGCGAGTTCTCGCCCCCCGCCAAGTTCGTCCACGAGAGCGAGGGGCGCAAGGGGCAAGCCTTCAACTCGATCATGGCGGGGGGCACCATCATCAGCGGCGGCACGGTCCGTGACAGCATCCTGGGCCGCGCCGTGCGCACGCACTCCCACTCGCTCGTCGAGAGCGCCGTCCTCTTCGACAACGTGGAGGTCGGACGCCACGCCCACCTGCGCCGCGTCATCATCGACAAGGACGTGACCATCCCCCCCGGCACCCGCATCGGCCTCGACCCCGAGGAGGACCGCGCACGCGGCTTCACGGTGACGGAAAATGGCGTGACGGTGGTGCCGAAGAGCTATACGTTCTGA
- a CDS encoding methylmalonyl-CoA mutase family protein: MKTKNEWMQSVYLPAAQRFPERKYNFKNLSDMEPEPIYTADDLRDWDAERDLGYPGEFPYTRGVQSSVYRGKLWTMRMFAGFGSAEQTNERFHALMRAGQTGLSTAFDLPTLMGYDSDHPFSKGEVGKCGVAVSSLADMEILFQGIDPEQVTTSMTINSPANAIWAMYIANAQKQGKDLTKIGGTIQNDILKEYIAQKEFIFPPAPGVKLVIDTFEWGPKVVPRFNFISVSGYHIREAGATGVQELAFTLADGFHYVEKALERGLDIDEFAPRISFFWDIHNDFFEEIAKLRAARRIWARQIRDRYGAKNPKSWMLRTHSQTAGVSLPAQQPLNNIARVAIQALAAVLGGTQSLHTDAYDEALALPTAEAATIALRTQQIIAYETGVAGVVDPLAGSYYVEKLTNDIEAAALGYIEQIRALGGVEAGIDSGFFQLEMAEAAYRYQREVETGDRIVVGVNDFVQDAVEVPIQLIDPEVERVQEARLAQVRRERDPKRAEAALEALRDAAVTGANTMPAFLECAHAYTTLGEQMDTLKRVYGEYVEPVLV, from the coding sequence ATGAAGACCAAGAACGAGTGGATGCAGAGCGTCTACCTCCCCGCCGCGCAGAGGTTCCCCGAGCGCAAGTACAACTTCAAGAACCTGTCCGACATGGAGCCCGAGCCGATCTACACGGCGGACGACCTGCGGGACTGGGACGCCGAGCGGGACCTGGGTTACCCCGGCGAGTTCCCCTACACGCGCGGGGTGCAGTCCTCGGTGTACCGCGGCAAGCTCTGGACCATGCGGATGTTCGCGGGTTTCGGCAGCGCCGAGCAGACGAACGAACGCTTTCACGCGCTCATGCGCGCCGGGCAGACGGGCTTATCGACCGCCTTCGACCTCCCGACCCTGATGGGCTACGACTCCGACCACCCCTTCTCCAAGGGCGAGGTCGGCAAGTGCGGCGTGGCGGTGAGCAGCCTCGCGGACATGGAGATTTTGTTCCAGGGCATCGACCCCGAGCAGGTCACCACCTCCATGACGATCAACTCGCCCGCGAACGCGATCTGGGCCATGTACATCGCCAACGCTCAGAAGCAGGGTAAGGACCTGACGAAGATCGGCGGGACGATCCAGAACGACATCCTCAAGGAGTACATCGCGCAAAAGGAGTTCATCTTCCCGCCCGCGCCGGGGGTGAAGCTCGTGATCGACACCTTCGAGTGGGGACCGAAGGTGGTGCCGAGGTTCAACTTCATCTCGGTCAGCGGGTACCACATCCGCGAGGCGGGCGCGACGGGCGTGCAGGAACTCGCCTTCACGCTGGCGGACGGCTTTCATTACGTGGAAAAGGCGCTGGAGCGGGGGCTCGACATCGACGAGTTCGCCCCGCGCATCTCGTTTTTCTGGGACATCCACAACGACTTTTTCGAGGAGATCGCCAAGCTGCGCGCCGCCCGGCGCATCTGGGCGCGGCAGATTCGGGACCGCTACGGGGCGAAGAATCCGAAGTCGTGGATGCTGCGCACGCACTCGCAGACCGCCGGAGTCAGCTTGCCCGCGCAGCAACCGCTGAACAATATCGCCCGCGTGGCGATTCAGGCCCTCGCCGCCGTGCTGGGGGGCACCCAGAGCCTGCACACCGACGCCTACGACGAGGCGCTGGCCCTTCCCACCGCGGAGGCCGCGACCATCGCGCTGCGGACCCAGCAGATCATCGCGTACGAGACGGGTGTGGCGGGCGTGGTCGATCCGCTGGCGGGCAGCTACTACGTCGAGAAGCTGACGAACGACATCGAGGCCGCCGCCCTGGGCTACATCGAGCAGATTCGCGCGCTCGGCGGGGTGGAGGCGGGCATCGACTCGGGCTTCTTCCAACTGGAGATGGCGGAAGCCGCCTACCGTTACCAGCGCGAGGTCGAGACGGGGGACCGCATCGTCGTGGGCGTCAACGACTTCGTGCAGGACGCGGTGGAGGTGCCCATCCAGCTCATCGACCCCGAGGTTGAGCGGGTGCAGGAGGCGAGGCTCGCCCAGGTGCGCCGCGAGCGCGATCCCAAGCGGGCGGAGGCGGCGCTGGAAGCCCTGCGCGACGCCGCCGTCACGGGCGCCAACACCATGCCCGCCTTCCTGGAGTGCGCCCACGCCTACACGACGCTGGGCGAGCAGATGGACACGCTCAAGCGGGTGTACGGGGAGTACGTGGAGCCGGTGCTGGTGTAA